The Flavobacterium sp. M31R6 nucleotide sequence ACAAAAGAGATACAAAGCTTAAAATAAATTCAATAATTCGTGAAATTGATTACTGTATAGCCCAGCTATCAGATTAGTAAAAAATATGGACGAAAAGCTTAAAATTAAAATATCAATTGCTGACAGAGTTTACCCGCTAACGGTAGATTTCGCTCAGGAAGAAGGACTTAGAAGTGCTTCAAAAAAAATTGATGCGATGATTAAGCAGTTTGAAGAAAATTATGCTGTGCGAGATAAACAAGATGTATTGGCTATGTGTGCCTTACAATTTGCTTCTCAAGCAGAACAAAAACAGATTGATAATGCTATAAATGGAGAAGAAACCATTGAAAGATTAAACAAAATCAATTTGCTTTTGGACGAATATCTCGAAAATTAAACGTTCTTTACAAAGACTAAGATACTGCCTACATTAGTTCATATTGGTAAACTCAACACTAACAATTT carries:
- a CDS encoding cell division protein ZapA — encoded protein: MDEKLKIKISIADRVYPLTVDFAQEEGLRSASKKIDAMIKQFEENYAVRDKQDVLAMCALQFASQAEQKQIDNAINGEETIERLNKINLLLDEYLEN